A stretch of Pseudomonas sp. CCC3.1 DNA encodes these proteins:
- a CDS encoding AbiJ-NTD4 domain-containing protein produces the protein MKDSFSRRHGFSQVDEAEITVREDAPQALQEYLIQLSYECGLKPSDLRQIICQTLKVLPDKQNWSERPNIHEENVRRLEQCKWFKVYDVIERLDDYLGNRNYDSGVYEHFTTELNEFFIEHGIGWKLLEGRIEIRGSESFEQVLTSAKETEHQHGHVTASKELHQAIADLSRRPSPDPTGAIQHAMASLECVARQVTGDQQATLGKIMNDSRTLIPAPLDQAVIKTWAYASEFGRHIQEGREPSFEDAELVVGLCASVSSYLIKKSK, from the coding sequence GTGAAGGACTCATTTTCAAGGCGTCACGGTTTCTCGCAGGTCGATGAAGCCGAAATCACTGTCCGGGAAGACGCACCGCAAGCGCTGCAGGAGTATCTGATTCAATTGAGCTACGAATGTGGTCTCAAGCCATCAGACCTGCGCCAAATAATCTGCCAGACATTGAAGGTCTTGCCCGACAAACAGAACTGGAGTGAGAGGCCCAATATCCACGAGGAAAACGTTCGGCGGCTTGAGCAGTGCAAGTGGTTCAAGGTGTATGACGTCATTGAGCGGCTCGATGATTACCTCGGCAACCGTAACTATGACTCTGGCGTGTACGAGCACTTCACTACTGAGCTGAACGAGTTCTTTATAGAGCACGGCATAGGGTGGAAGCTGCTGGAAGGTCGCATCGAAATCCGTGGTTCTGAATCCTTTGAGCAGGTTTTGACCTCGGCGAAAGAAACTGAGCATCAACATGGGCACGTCACGGCCAGCAAGGAATTGCACCAGGCGATTGCTGATCTCTCACGCCGACCGTCTCCAGACCCGACGGGGGCAATACAGCATGCCATGGCTTCGCTGGAGTGTGTCGCTCGGCAGGTCACTGGTGACCAACAAGCGACCCTCGGGAAGATCATGAATGATTCCCGAACTCTGATTCCAGCGCCATTGGATCAGGCTGTCATCAAAACCTGGGCGTATGCCTCGGAGTTCGGGCGGCACATCCAAGAGGGGCGTGAGCCGTCTTTCGAAGACGCAGAGCTCGTAGTTGGCCTGTGCGCCTCGGTCAGCAGCTATTTGATCAAGAAATCGAAGTGA
- a CDS encoding MbcA/ParS/Xre antitoxin family protein, whose translation MNDLQIVALSPSAPIACWSMVHRCFAGRSEQVLMIATRVFGTRKHAERWLRDPAYGLGWQVPCDMLSTRLGYEDVDRLLNQIEHGVYV comes from the coding sequence ATGAATGATTTGCAGATAGTTGCGTTAAGCCCTAGCGCCCCAATTGCGTGCTGGAGCATGGTTCACAGGTGCTTCGCGGGGCGGTCCGAGCAGGTTCTGATGATAGCAACGCGGGTATTTGGAACGCGCAAGCATGCCGAACGCTGGTTGCGTGATCCGGCCTACGGGCTAGGATGGCAAGTCCCATGCGATATGTTGTCGACGCGTTTAGGTTATGAAGATGTGGATAGGTTATTGAATCAGATTGAACATGGCGTTTACGTCTAA
- a CDS encoding helix-turn-helix domain-containing protein yields MSDVQDGFIIPFMGMKKMELKQAFGKALRQMRKSRHLSQEDFAGHSSQTYLSQLEGGGKGPTLEMVQALAAAMGVHPLTILTQCYLFMDETVTLDSMMDRIRTEIIGPSPR; encoded by the coding sequence ATGTCTGACGTTCAAGACGGCTTCATCATTCCTTTTATGGGAATGAAAAAAATGGAGCTGAAACAGGCATTTGGTAAGGCGTTGAGACAGATGAGGAAGTCTCGTCATCTCAGCCAGGAAGACTTCGCGGGGCATAGCAGCCAGACTTACCTGAGCCAATTGGAAGGCGGCGGAAAGGGCCCTACGCTTGAAATGGTTCAAGCGCTGGCCGCTGCCATGGGTGTACATCCTTTGACGATTTTGACGCAGTGTTACCTTTTTATGGACGAAACCGTCACGCTGGACTCAATGATGGATCGAATTCGAACGGAAATTATTGGGCCTTCACCCCGATAA
- a CDS encoding tyrosine-type recombinase/integrase, whose product MNIAVEALQAPTKDSLDVWLGAPRLPKCGEVFTPAEPMWKPDKSARLSVNWEAALACVSPDWQPWLHAALAYRMADQAADSVAQLASVLSRAAQAGLDPLNENHLIALRERFNGNESSTLGAFMAFWHDCESLEQRPPRPLIEAYQALPRKKGSSKDVVLSLAPEEGPFTQVEQDALHQWIHEQFCHGQLDPEQYLYLRLLMIYGQRGAQVRMMVFGDFTKTDQGCKVRFHWAKQKDDEAGWRTKSETFSLDEDLYNTVQAYKDMVLAQLWQTYPDGADWNAAIENVPLFRRKLDDEAEFSERLAPPVLLDSPLQKALEEAPQPIFHVGSATVRRWHERIERMEGFPISPRTHQPLKVTRGHRFRHTLGTDLSNAGLDEWSMARALMHKNTQTVRKYRQVSAELLALIDAKMSDHLALVVNAFTGIIVTDRTSAKNGDRADRQIEDVAVCGAIATCHLDAPFTCYPCGKFQPLLDADHGAVLERLERRRAQTLATDKTTGVLWDRAILACRKVILDCEAMRQSGRKGE is encoded by the coding sequence GTGAACATCGCCGTCGAAGCACTTCAGGCACCCACGAAGGACAGCCTCGATGTATGGCTGGGCGCGCCTCGCTTGCCGAAATGTGGGGAGGTGTTCACACCCGCAGAACCGATGTGGAAACCGGATAAATCGGCCAGACTCTCAGTGAACTGGGAAGCGGCCCTTGCCTGCGTCTCGCCGGATTGGCAGCCCTGGTTGCACGCCGCCCTGGCGTATCGAATGGCCGATCAGGCAGCGGACTCGGTTGCTCAGCTCGCCAGTGTGTTGTCGCGGGCTGCTCAGGCCGGGCTTGACCCGCTCAACGAGAATCACCTGATCGCTCTGCGGGAGCGCTTTAACGGGAACGAATCCAGTACTCTCGGCGCTTTCATGGCCTTTTGGCACGACTGCGAATCCCTCGAACAACGTCCGCCGCGACCCCTGATCGAGGCCTACCAGGCACTGCCCAGGAAAAAGGGTTCCAGCAAGGATGTGGTCCTCAGCCTGGCCCCCGAAGAAGGCCCGTTCACGCAGGTGGAGCAGGACGCGCTGCACCAATGGATACATGAGCAGTTCTGTCACGGTCAGCTAGATCCCGAGCAGTACCTGTATCTGCGCCTGTTGATGATTTACGGGCAGCGTGGCGCTCAGGTACGCATGATGGTTTTTGGTGATTTCACGAAAACCGACCAGGGCTGCAAGGTCAGGTTTCATTGGGCAAAGCAAAAAGACGACGAGGCGGGTTGGCGAACAAAGTCCGAAACCTTCAGTCTGGATGAGGACCTCTACAACACCGTGCAGGCTTACAAGGACATGGTTCTGGCGCAACTCTGGCAAACCTATCCAGACGGTGCCGACTGGAATGCAGCCATTGAGAATGTGCCGCTCTTTCGTCGGAAGCTGGATGATGAGGCAGAATTTTCGGAGCGGCTTGCCCCCCCTGTTTTGCTGGATAGCCCCCTGCAAAAAGCCCTCGAAGAGGCACCGCAGCCGATCTTTCATGTTGGATCAGCCACGGTTCGGAGATGGCATGAGCGAATCGAGCGGATGGAGGGCTTTCCGATTTCGCCTCGCACCCATCAGCCGCTGAAAGTGACACGGGGACACCGGTTCAGGCACACCCTCGGCACGGACCTGTCCAATGCGGGGCTGGACGAGTGGTCGATGGCCCGCGCATTGATGCACAAAAATACTCAGACAGTGCGAAAGTACCGCCAGGTGTCGGCTGAACTGCTGGCGTTGATCGACGCGAAGATGAGCGACCATCTGGCCTTGGTTGTGAATGCGTTCACCGGGATCATCGTCACGGATCGCACCTCAGCAAAGAACGGGGATCGAGCGGATCGACAAATCGAGGATGTGGCAGTGTGCGGTGCCATTGCCACCTGCCATCTCGATGCCCCCTTCACTTGTTATCCCTGCGGAAAATTCCAACCCCTGCTGGACGCCGATCACGGCGCGGTTCTGGAGCGGTTGGAGCGTCGTCGGGCGCAAACCCTTGCCACGGATAAAACGACCGGCGTGCTCTGGGATCGGGCCATTCTGGCGTGCCGCAAGGTGATTCTGGATTGTGAGGCCATGCGCCAATCAGGGAGGAAAGGCGAGTGA
- a CDS encoding site-specific integrase — protein sequence MDFQLIEQIVNGARRKLLVQDCIPVYYPNLYITMEHSGRALETTKKYLEHLIVLEQFLSFSSIDLISRLEQRPHSQYLTDSELSRFVSDAGFRKETLAMKYAGIRLHPTAYRSVGKAHAQQRIEAVRDYLGFLYDKLGDHSTRYEAVDDLKKRINRKITAARPAWKKTRMHEIKGLTSQERTRLLEIMHPNSAENPFSDGAIRLRNYIILLLGLDMGLRRSEMLLIKTSDIHWHSRQLAVVNLEDESLDPRTMAPQFKTHERMLVMTDELYGAITEYESKYRQRRPRSGTSQARKHPFLLVAHKRNEGGPLTIKAIDGVLSRVREIAPELAHVHPHILRHDAVYTMLESMREELAAFTPEDRTTQVQKTLTWMFGWSPESNMPGLYGAKFWKEEADKAIQKRAERFKANRQKAGTTPGGSA from the coding sequence ATGGATTTCCAGCTCATAGAGCAGATTGTGAATGGTGCTCGTAGAAAGCTGCTGGTGCAAGACTGCATCCCGGTTTACTACCCCAATCTTTACATCACCATGGAGCACTCCGGCAGAGCACTGGAAACAACAAAGAAGTACCTTGAGCATCTGATTGTGCTTGAGCAGTTTCTGTCCTTTTCCTCCATTGATCTGATTTCTCGCCTCGAACAGCGCCCTCACAGCCAATACCTGACAGACAGTGAGCTTTCTAGATTTGTGTCGGACGCGGGGTTTCGCAAGGAAACCTTGGCCATGAAGTATGCGGGGATACGTTTACATCCGACTGCATACAGATCCGTTGGCAAAGCCCATGCGCAGCAGCGAATCGAAGCGGTACGCGACTATCTGGGCTTCCTCTATGACAAGTTGGGTGATCACTCAACACGATATGAGGCGGTGGACGATCTGAAGAAGCGCATCAACCGCAAGATCACAGCGGCCAGACCGGCATGGAAAAAAACGCGAATGCACGAGATAAAGGGGCTCACGAGTCAGGAGCGAACTCGATTGCTGGAAATCATGCATCCGAATAGCGCCGAGAACCCCTTTTCAGATGGCGCAATCAGGCTGCGTAACTACATCATTTTGCTGTTGGGACTCGACATGGGGCTGCGACGCTCAGAGATGCTGCTGATCAAGACCAGCGATATTCACTGGCACAGTCGTCAACTGGCGGTGGTCAACCTGGAGGATGAGAGCCTCGATCCGCGAACGATGGCTCCGCAATTCAAAACCCACGAGCGCATGTTGGTGATGACCGATGAACTCTATGGCGCGATCACTGAGTACGAATCGAAATATCGCCAAAGAAGGCCCCGTAGCGGCACATCGCAAGCGAGGAAGCATCCGTTTTTGCTGGTGGCGCACAAGCGAAATGAGGGCGGGCCTCTGACCATCAAGGCAATCGATGGCGTTCTGTCCAGGGTTCGAGAAATAGCGCCGGAACTGGCTCATGTGCACCCGCATATTCTCAGGCATGACGCGGTCTACACGATGCTGGAAAGCATGCGTGAGGAGCTGGCAGCGTTCACGCCGGAGGATCGCACCACGCAAGTTCAAAAGACCCTCACATGGATGTTCGGCTGGAGTCCCGAATCGAACATGCCCGGCCTCTACGGCGCGAAGTTCTGGAAGGAGGAGGCAGACAAAGCGATACAGAAACGGGCCGAGCGGTTTAAGGCCAATCGTCAGAAAGCCGGCACGACACCAGGAGGTTCAGCGTGA
- the ettA gene encoding energy-dependent translational throttle protein EttA has translation MSKSDKAGKTGSYVFTMHRLSKVVPPKREILKNISLSFFPGAKIGVLGLNGSGKSTLLKIMAGVDTEFDGEARPMPDLNIGYLPQEPQLDPSKTVREVVEEAVSVIKDAQARLDQVYAEYADPDADFDKLAAEQAKLEAILQAGDGHNLERQLEVAADALRLPAWDAKVEHLSGGEKRRVALCRLLLSAPDMLLLDEPTNHLDADSVAWLEHFLHDFPGTVVAITHDRYFLDNVAGWILELDRGAGIPYEGNYSGWLEAKSDRLAQESKQQSAHEKAMKDELEWVRKGAKARQSKSKARLQRFEELQSQEFQKRSETNEIYIPAGPRLGDKVIEFKNVSKGYGDRVLIDNLSFAMPKGAIVGVIGGNGAGKSTLFRMLMGKEQPDSGSIEIGETVQLACVDQSRDDLDGSKTVFQAISDGSDVIRIGNYEIPSRTYVGRFNFKGGDQQKFVKDLSGGERGRLHLALTLKEGANVLLLDEPSNDLDVETLRSLEEALLDFPGAAIVISHDRWFLDRVATHILAYEDDSQAVFFEGNYTEYEADRKKRLGEAATQPHRVRHKKLAQ, from the coding sequence ATGTCAAAAAGTGACAAAGCAGGCAAAACAGGCTCTTACGTTTTCACCATGCATCGGCTGAGTAAGGTTGTTCCGCCGAAGCGGGAAATCCTGAAAAACATCTCCCTGTCGTTTTTCCCGGGCGCCAAAATTGGCGTACTGGGCCTTAACGGTTCGGGTAAATCTACTTTGCTGAAAATCATGGCGGGCGTCGACACCGAGTTCGACGGCGAAGCCCGTCCGATGCCGGACTTGAACATCGGCTACTTGCCGCAAGAGCCGCAACTGGACCCAAGCAAAACCGTGCGTGAAGTGGTCGAAGAAGCGGTGAGCGTGATCAAGGATGCCCAAGCGCGTCTGGATCAGGTTTACGCAGAATACGCTGACCCCGATGCCGACTTCGACAAGCTGGCCGCTGAACAGGCCAAGCTCGAAGCCATCCTGCAAGCCGGTGACGGTCACAACCTGGAGCGTCAACTGGAAGTGGCCGCCGACGCCCTGCGCCTGCCAGCCTGGGATGCCAAGGTTGAACACCTGTCGGGTGGTGAGAAGCGCCGTGTGGCCTTGTGCCGCCTGCTGCTGTCGGCCCCGGACATGCTGCTCCTCGACGAACCAACCAACCACTTGGACGCCGACTCGGTGGCCTGGCTGGAGCACTTCCTGCACGATTTCCCGGGTACCGTGGTTGCGATTACGCACGACCGTTACTTCCTGGACAACGTTGCGGGCTGGATTCTGGAACTCGACCGCGGCGCCGGTATTCCTTACGAGGGCAACTACTCGGGTTGGCTTGAAGCCAAGTCCGATCGTCTAGCCCAGGAATCCAAGCAGCAGTCGGCCCATGAAAAGGCCATGAAAGACGAGCTGGAATGGGTCCGTAAAGGTGCCAAGGCACGTCAGTCCAAGTCCAAGGCGCGTCTGCAACGCTTCGAAGAACTGCAATCGCAGGAATTCCAGAAACGCAGCGAAACCAACGAAATCTACATCCCGGCCGGTCCGCGCCTGGGAGACAAGGTTATCGAATTCAAAAACGTCTCCAAGGGTTACGGCGATCGCGTGCTGATCGACAACCTGTCGTTCGCCATGCCTAAAGGCGCCATCGTTGGCGTGATCGGCGGTAACGGTGCCGGTAAGTCGACCCTGTTCCGCATGCTGATGGGTAAAGAGCAGCCGGATTCGGGCAGCATCGAAATCGGTGAAACCGTGCAACTGGCCTGTGTTGACCAGAGCCGTGACGACCTGGATGGCAGCAAGACTGTGTTCCAGGCCATTTCCGATGGTTCCGATGTGATCCGCATTGGTAACTACGAAATCCCGTCGCGTACTTATGTGGGCCGCTTCAACTTTAAAGGTGGCGACCAGCAGAAGTTCGTCAAGGACCTGTCCGGTGGTGAGCGTGGTCGCTTGCACCTGGCCCTGACCTTGAAAGAGGGCGCCAACGTGCTGCTGCTCGACGAACCGTCCAACGACCTTGATGTTGAGACCCTGCGTTCGCTCGAAGAAGCGCTGCTGGACTTCCCGGGCGCTGCCATTGTGATCTCTCACGATCGGTGGTTCCTTGACCGCGTCGCGACTCACATCCTGGCGTACGAAGATGACTCGCAAGCGGTCTTCTTTGAAGGCAACTACACCGAGTACGAAGCCGATCGTAAAAAGCGCCTCGGCGAAGCGGCCACCCAGCCGCACCGTGTGCGTCACAAAAAACTGGCCCAGTAA
- the gdhA gene encoding NADP-specific glutamate dehydrogenase, whose translation MIESVDHFLARLKKRDPDQPEFHQAVEEVLRSLWPFLEANPHYLTSGILERICEPERAIVFRVSWVDDEGKVRVNRGFRIQMNSAIGPYKGGLRFHPSVNLGVLKFLAFEQTFKNSLTSLPMGGGKGGSDFNPKGKSDAEVMRFCQAFMSELYRHIGSDVDVPAGDIGVGAREIGFLFGQYKRLSNQFTSVLTGKGMSYGGSLIRPEATGFGCVYFAQEMLKRSGQRIDGKRVAISGSGNVAQYAARKVMDLGGKVISLSDSEGTLYCEAGLSDAQWDALMDLKNVKRGRISELASEFGLEFLAGQHPWNLACDIALPCATQNELDADAARTLLANGCVCVAEGANMPTTLEAVDLFIEAGILFAPGKASNAGGVAVSGLEMSQNAMRLLWTAGEVDSKLHNIMQSIHHACVHYGEENGRINYVKGANIAGFVKVADAMLAQGVV comes from the coding sequence ATGATCGAATCTGTCGACCACTTCCTTGCCCGCCTGAAAAAACGTGATCCGGACCAGCCAGAATTCCACCAGGCTGTGGAAGAAGTCCTGCGCAGTCTGTGGCCATTTCTTGAAGCCAATCCGCATTACCTGACTTCAGGCATTCTTGAGCGCATTTGCGAACCGGAGCGTGCGATTGTGTTCCGCGTGTCGTGGGTCGACGACGAAGGTAAAGTCCGGGTTAACCGTGGCTTCCGTATCCAGATGAACAGCGCCATTGGCCCGTACAAAGGCGGTCTGCGCTTCCACCCGTCAGTGAATCTGGGCGTTCTGAAGTTCCTGGCGTTTGAGCAAACCTTTAAGAATTCCCTGACGTCGTTGCCTATGGGCGGCGGTAAAGGCGGCTCCGACTTCAATCCCAAAGGTAAGAGCGACGCCGAAGTCATGCGTTTCTGCCAGGCCTTTATGAGCGAGCTGTATCGCCACATCGGTTCCGATGTTGACGTGCCAGCAGGCGACATTGGTGTGGGCGCACGCGAAATCGGTTTCTTGTTTGGCCAGTACAAGCGCTTGAGCAATCAGTTCACCTCGGTACTGACCGGTAAGGGCATGAGCTACGGCGGCAGCTTGATTCGTCCCGAAGCCACTGGTTTTGGTTGCGTGTATTTCGCCCAAGAGATGCTGAAGCGCAGCGGCCAGCGCATTGATGGCAAGCGTGTGGCCATCTCCGGTTCGGGCAACGTGGCGCAATACGCGGCGCGCAAGGTCATGGACTTGGGTGGCAAAGTGATCTCGCTGTCGGATTCCGAAGGCACGCTGTACTGCGAAGCCGGCTTGAGTGATGCGCAGTGGGACGCGCTGATGGACCTCAAAAACGTCAAGCGTGGCCGTATCAGCGAATTGGCCAGCGAATTTGGCCTGGAATTCCTGGCCGGGCAGCACCCGTGGAATCTGGCGTGCGACATCGCTTTGCCGTGTGCCACACAAAACGAACTGGACGCCGACGCCGCGCGTACGCTACTGGCCAATGGCTGCGTGTGCGTGGCTGAAGGCGCGAACATGCCGACGACCCTTGAGGCCGTGGACCTGTTTATCGAAGCGGGTATTTTGTTTGCTCCGGGCAAGGCATCGAACGCGGGCGGCGTGGCCGTGAGCGGTCTGGAAATGTCGCAAAACGCCATGCGTTTGCTGTGGACGGCGGGTGAGGTGGACAGCAAGTTGCACAACATCATGCAATCCATCCACCACGCGTGCGTGCACTACGGCGAAGAAAACGGCCGTATCAACTACGTCAAAGGCGCCAACATTGCAGGCTTCGTGAAAGTGGCTGACGCCATGCTGGCTCAGGGCGTGGTGTAA
- a CDS encoding GreA/GreB family elongation factor, with translation MSRAFVNEDSAANQANAPVERRVSEQPNYVTAQGLEQLQAKVGELQRLHSQEAARKNLPDKQHLADMERDLRYYHQRLQSAHVVAPATSTQKVQIGSWVTYVDEHGKQRRVQLVGEDQADAAQGLINWGSPLGRALLGAQPGDEVLWIRPAGDLQVEILLIEPVYTTP, from the coding sequence ATGAGCCGTGCATTTGTAAACGAAGACAGCGCCGCCAACCAAGCCAACGCGCCGGTTGAGCGCCGGGTCAGCGAGCAGCCCAATTACGTCACAGCGCAAGGCCTTGAGCAGTTGCAAGCCAAGGTCGGTGAGTTGCAACGCCTGCACAGCCAAGAGGCCGCCCGCAAGAATTTGCCCGACAAACAGCACCTGGCTGATATGGAACGCGACCTGCGCTACTACCATCAGCGCCTGCAAAGCGCACACGTAGTCGCCCCGGCGACGTCAACGCAGAAGGTGCAGATTGGCAGTTGGGTGACGTATGTCGACGAACACGGCAAGCAACGGCGCGTTCAATTAGTCGGGGAAGATCAGGCCGATGCAGCGCAGGGCTTGATCAACTGGGGCTCGCCGCTGGGTCGCGCGTTGTTGGGCGCGCAACCGGGCGATGAAGTGCTGTGGATCCGACCGGCAGGCGATCTGCAGGTCGAGATCCTCTTGATTGAACCGGTTTACACCACGCCCTGA
- a CDS encoding DUF4105 domain-containing protein: MLKRLAYLALCACAPLYAAPNIDNQRLQQLANDPFWISLGHYEARTLGGWRSYVSDTKFFLAPDGAHHPDAELRATVEALYAPLSLGDKHPQCVYPARTRWLKAQLNLTDLPKAECAEFTQWFKDVAPHSTVMIFPAAYLNSPSSMFGHTLLRIDQADVQSNKTSLLSYAINFGAYIEGADNSILYAWKGLAGGYPGLFALVPYQEKLSEYRSLENRDLWEYRLNLTPEETQRMVEHVWELKQIQFDYFFFDENCSYRLLELLQVARPGLQLTAQFPLTAIPTDTVKAVKEAGLVESIEYRPSRERELLDRAKVLDPEEQQWVLQVSADQTQLQNPTFKALPKARQALIIDAAYRLERYRANGLERDNERSQRSYELLRAINQNPAPELQIEKPELPENGHESRTWQLGAGSRDDKAFAEYGLRMAYHDLNDNAPGFPLGAQIEILQLKLRQYEGNHWQVQQLDLANIRSLTPRNDLLQPWSWQVGGGLERVLGKQGAERLVTHVNGGAGGTWQLSDNLLGFALGTVRVEHNNDFAAFVSPAAGYNTGVLWRNPMGNLSLEAKSDYFTNGEVRRSLSMNQQWEVSRNLGLRLTAQREFSHLSSPVNEVMLELKWYHY; the protein is encoded by the coding sequence ATGCTCAAACGCCTTGCCTATCTGGCGCTCTGTGCCTGCGCCCCGCTGTACGCCGCGCCGAATATCGACAATCAACGTTTGCAGCAGCTCGCCAACGATCCGTTCTGGATCTCATTGGGCCATTACGAAGCCCGCACGCTGGGCGGCTGGCGAAGCTATGTCAGTGACACTAAATTCTTTCTCGCCCCCGACGGCGCTCACCACCCGGACGCCGAACTGCGCGCCACCGTCGAGGCGTTGTATGCGCCTTTGAGCCTGGGCGATAAACACCCGCAATGCGTCTACCCGGCCCGCACCCGCTGGCTCAAGGCCCAACTGAACCTGACCGACCTGCCCAAGGCGGAGTGCGCAGAGTTCACGCAATGGTTTAAAGACGTCGCCCCCCACAGCACGGTGATGATCTTCCCGGCGGCGTACCTCAACAGCCCGTCGTCCATGTTCGGCCACACGTTATTGCGCATTGACCAGGCGGATGTTCAGAGCAACAAAACCTCATTGCTCAGCTACGCGATCAACTTCGGTGCTTACATCGAAGGGGCTGACAACAGCATTCTGTACGCGTGGAAAGGCTTGGCCGGAGGGTATCCCGGCCTGTTTGCACTGGTGCCCTACCAAGAAAAACTCTCGGAATACCGCAGCCTCGAAAACCGTGACCTGTGGGAATACCGACTCAACCTGACGCCCGAAGAAACTCAGCGCATGGTTGAACATGTGTGGGAACTGAAACAAATCCAGTTCGACTATTTCTTCTTCGATGAAAATTGCTCCTATCGCCTGCTGGAACTGTTGCAAGTGGCACGCCCCGGGTTGCAACTGACCGCCCAATTCCCCCTGACCGCGATCCCGACCGACACCGTTAAAGCGGTCAAGGAAGCAGGTCTGGTAGAAAGCATCGAATACCGCCCGTCCCGCGAGCGTGAACTGCTGGACCGGGCCAAAGTCCTCGACCCCGAAGAGCAGCAATGGGTGTTGCAAGTCAGCGCTGATCAAACGCAACTGCAAAATCCGACGTTCAAGGCACTGCCAAAAGCGCGTCAGGCACTGATTATCGACGCCGCCTATCGCCTTGAACGCTACCGGGCCAATGGCCTTGAGCGCGATAACGAACGCTCACAGCGCAGCTATGAACTGTTGCGCGCCATCAACCAGAACCCGGCGCCAGAGCTGCAAATCGAGAAACCCGAACTTCCAGAAAACGGCCACGAATCGCGCACCTGGCAACTGGGCGCGGGCAGCCGCGACGACAAGGCGTTTGCCGAATACGGCCTGCGCATGGCCTATCACGACCTCAACGACAACGCGCCAGGCTTCCCGCTGGGTGCGCAGATTGAAATCCTGCAACTCAAACTGCGCCAATACGAAGGCAATCACTGGCAAGTTCAGCAGTTGGACCTGGCCAACATTCGCTCCCTGACCCCGCGCAACGACTTGCTGCAACCCTGGTCATGGCAAGTCGGTGGTGGTCTTGAGCGGGTACTGGGCAAACAGGGCGCTGAAAGACTCGTCACCCACGTCAACGGCGGCGCGGGCGGCACCTGGCAGTTAAGCGACAACCTGCTGGGTTTTGCCTTGGGCACCGTACGCGTTGAACACAACAACGACTTCGCGGCGTTTGTCTCACCCGCGGCGGGCTACAACACCGGTGTGCTGTGGCGTAATCCGATGGGCAACCTGAGCCTTGAGGCCAAGAGTGATTACTTCACCAACGGCGAAGTGCGCCGTAGCCTGAGTATGAATCAGCAATGGGAAGTCTCCCGTAACCTGGGCCTGCGATTGACCGCACAACGTGAGTTCAGCCACCTTAGCTCCCCGGTCAACGAAGTGATGCTCGAACTTAAGTGGTATCACTACTGA
- a CDS encoding DUF3015 domain-containing protein, protein MKRILLGTLFTVVSLNAMAQAPGGPNCGWGNMLFEGQRGTPAHFLASTTNGTSGNATFGMTSGTNGCTTKDALTYGGKSWIAMNGMMNELSEDMAKGNGEALTTYAVVLGVAPEDREHFAAVTHEHFQQIFSKADVTADDVHNNTLAVLKSDARLSKYATAA, encoded by the coding sequence ATGAAACGGATTCTTCTCGGCACTCTCTTTACAGTGGTTTCCCTCAACGCCATGGCGCAAGCACCGGGCGGCCCTAACTGCGGTTGGGGCAACATGCTGTTTGAAGGTCAGCGCGGCACACCCGCCCACTTCCTGGCCTCCACCACCAACGGCACCTCCGGCAACGCAACGTTCGGCATGACATCCGGCACCAACGGCTGTACGACCAAAGACGCCCTGACCTACGGCGGCAAATCGTGGATTGCCATGAATGGCATGATGAACGAGCTGTCCGAAGACATGGCTAAAGGCAATGGCGAAGCCCTCACCACCTACGCGGTGGTACTGGGTGTCGCCCCTGAAGACCGCGAGCACTTTGCCGCTGTCACCCACGAGCACTTCCAGCAAATTTTCAGCAAGGCTGACGTGACTGCTGACGATGTGCATAACAACACACTGGCTGTTCTCAAAAGCGATGCGCGCCTGTCCAAGTACGCAACGGCTGCGTAA